The proteins below come from a single Marinibacterium anthonyi genomic window:
- the mobA gene encoding DNA strand transferase MobA — MISRSQGRSATAAIAYRVAERIEDRRTGLTFDYAARGGVDHTEILAPDHAPDWGRDRSELWNRVEEAETRKNSQVAREVRVALPAELTHAQRVELVRDFAQEQFVDRGMIADIALHAPGRDGDDRNHHAHILLTTREIGPEGFTTKNRDWNKVEVLEGWREAWARDSNIALKRAGIEDRVDHRTLEAQRDEALELASAARERGDEGAELVQTVRAIELDRPPLPQLSPGAWQMKERGIEVGRVGAWHEAKARAAEVMEVARELAGHVRDWLDRAADRVLDRLGPEQSELALAGGREGREQEPDLATRLREAWEGRKEGREQHEADASEREVPDDLAARLRAAATGIDREAFGDRVSALREGREAEEQHTAQEQERQRTKELEQEQEREVHARRDRGHDYGL, encoded by the coding sequence ATGATTTCCCGCAGTCAGGGCCGCAGCGCCACAGCGGCTATTGCCTATCGTGTGGCGGAGCGTATCGAAGACCGCCGCACCGGGCTGACCTTCGATTACGCCGCGCGGGGCGGTGTCGATCACACCGAAATCCTCGCCCCGGATCATGCACCGGATTGGGGCCGCGACCGATCCGAGTTGTGGAACCGCGTCGAGGAAGCCGAGACCCGGAAGAACAGCCAGGTCGCCCGCGAGGTGCGCGTGGCCCTGCCTGCCGAGCTGACCCATGCGCAGCGTGTCGAGCTGGTCCGGGACTTCGCCCAGGAACAGTTCGTGGACCGTGGCATGATCGCGGATATCGCCCTGCACGCGCCAGGGCGCGATGGCGATGATCGCAATCACCATGCCCACATTCTGCTGACCACCCGCGAGATTGGCCCCGAGGGCTTCACCACCAAAAACCGCGACTGGAACAAGGTCGAGGTTCTGGAAGGCTGGCGCGAAGCCTGGGCGCGGGACAGCAACATCGCCCTTAAGCGCGCCGGCATCGAGGATCGCGTGGATCACCGGACCTTGGAGGCCCAGCGGGACGAGGCGCTTGAGCTGGCATCGGCGGCGCGGGAGCGCGGCGACGAGGGCGCGGAGCTGGTGCAGACGGTGCGCGCTATTGAGCTGGACCGACCGCCGTTGCCCCAGCTTTCCCCCGGCGCGTGGCAGATGAAAGAACGCGGCATCGAGGTCGGGCGGGTCGGGGCCTGGCACGAGGCCAAGGCCCGCGCGGCTGAGGTGATGGAGGTCGCCCGCGAGCTGGCCGGTCATGTCCGCGACTGGCTCGACCGGGCGGCGGATCGCGTGTTGGACCGTCTCGGGCCGGAGCAATCCGAGCTGGCGCTTGCCGGAGGGCGTGAGGGCCGGGAGCAGGAACCCGACCTTGCCACGCGGCTGCGCGAAGCGTGGGAAGGTCGGAAAGAGGGTCGGGAGCAGCATGAAGCCGATGCCTCAGAGCGGGAGGTTCCGGACGATCTGGCGGCGCGGTTGCGGGCCGCGGCAACCGGGATCGACCGGGAGGCGTTCGGAGATCGCGTTTCCGCGTTGCGCGAGGGCCGCGAGGCCGAGGAACAGCACACCGCGCAGGAGCAGGAGCGGCAGCGCACCAAGGAGCTGGAACAAGAGCAGGAGCGCGAAGTTCATGCCCGCCGCGACCGAGGGCATGATTACGGGTTGTAG
- the chrB1 gene encoding Chromate resistance protein ChrB1 (sulfurtransferase) has protein sequence MASYNEIPVSALARLIGTPYCPTLLDVRIDEDFDDDPRLIPGAYRHPFNSVVDLAETLKDRSVVVYCQKGLKISQGAAALLRASGVNAEVLEGGQFAWRDAKLPLVITDKLPPLDALGRTVWVTRHRPKIDRIACPWLIRRFIDPKAQILFVAASQVGNVAERFNATPFDIEDVFWSHRGETCTFDTMIEEFGIGHEALERLAVIVRGADTNRHDLAPEAAGLLAASLGLSRMFRDDLEQLDAGMLLYDAFYRWARDATSEGHDWPAASTKA, from the coding sequence ATGGCGTCGTACAATGAAATCCCCGTATCTGCTCTGGCCCGTCTGATTGGGACTCCCTATTGTCCAACCCTTCTCGATGTGCGCATCGATGAAGATTTCGACGATGATCCAAGACTCATTCCCGGAGCTTACCGCCACCCGTTCAATTCTGTCGTTGATCTGGCCGAAACGCTCAAAGACCGGTCAGTGGTGGTCTATTGTCAAAAGGGCCTCAAGATTAGTCAGGGAGCTGCGGCCTTGCTGCGCGCTTCAGGAGTTAATGCAGAAGTCCTTGAAGGCGGGCAATTCGCATGGAGAGACGCGAAGCTCCCGTTGGTGATAACGGACAAACTGCCGCCGCTTGACGCGTTGGGTCGCACAGTGTGGGTGACGCGCCATCGTCCAAAAATCGACCGGATTGCCTGTCCTTGGCTCATTCGTCGTTTTATCGACCCAAAGGCACAAATCCTGTTTGTTGCCGCCTCACAGGTGGGCAACGTGGCTGAGCGCTTCAATGCGACCCCATTCGACATCGAGGATGTGTTTTGGAGCCATCGCGGCGAAACCTGCACGTTCGATACCATGATCGAGGAGTTCGGCATCGGCCATGAGGCGCTTGAGAGATTGGCCGTGATCGTGCGCGGGGCCGACACCAACAGACATGATCTGGCACCGGAGGCTGCTGGCCTTCTGGCAGCATCTTTGGGTCTGTCACGCATGTTCCGCGATGATCTGGAACAACTAGACGCGGGTATGCTGCTTTACGATGCCTTTTACCGATGGGCGCGTGACGCGACGAGCGAAGGGCATGACTGGCCTGCTGCTTCGACAAAGGCTTGA
- the chrC1 gene encoding superoxide dismutase ChrC1, producing the protein MTDTPKPAHGPTQEHFVRGLPFKAHKIEGFTPELLEHYYEDTYGGSIRTLNEVETKIAASRRAGSPTADLGSLIAKQANPPMGPKAKRTCINSW; encoded by the coding sequence ATGACAGACACTCCCAAGCCCGCGCACGGACCGACCCAAGAGCACTTTGTGAGGGGACTTCCGTTCAAGGCGCACAAGATTGAGGGCTTCACGCCTGAACTCCTGGAGCACTACTACGAGGACACCTATGGTGGGTCCATCCGAACGTTGAATGAGGTCGAGACCAAGATCGCGGCCTCCCGGCGGGCGGGATCGCCGACAGCCGATCTTGGATCATTGATTGCGAAGCAAGCAAACCCTCCGATGGGGCCTAAGGCAAAGCGGACGTGCATTAACAGTTGGTGA
- the mobC gene encoding mobilization protein MobC, producing the protein MARSIDQQIAATQAKLARLKERQKASETRRKIIVGSVAISNALKDPEKARALAALLRRAVTREVDQKELVGLLEELDGVAAKAERP; encoded by the coding sequence ATGGCGCGGAGTATTGATCAACAGATTGCAGCGACGCAGGCCAAGTTGGCTCGTCTGAAAGAACGCCAGAAGGCCAGCGAAACTCGCCGCAAGATCATCGTCGGATCAGTGGCAATATCCAACGCGCTGAAAGACCCGGAAAAGGCCCGCGCCCTCGCCGCCCTCCTGCGTCGGGCCGTCACCCGCGAAGTCGATCAGAAAGAGCTGGTCGGATTGCTGGAAGAACTGGATGGCGTCGCTGCGAAGGCGGAACGTCCATGA
- the chrA1 gene encoding chromate transport protein ChrA1 translates to MSSMNDVQTDLAPSLSDATRVWWKIGILSFGGPAAQIALMHKEVVEDRSWLSEQQFLNALSLCMLLPGPEAMQLATYAGWRLHGTIGGLIAGLLFVVPGAAVIMALAAIYSIYGNVPLVEALFYGIKAAVLVIVVEALLRVAKKALSQKVHWVIAALAFVGIFFLSIPYPLIVLMAGLFGWFMGTADMDRQTVDMAHVSVGKTGLTIATWMAIWLLPLLALGWLGAPDLLVEVGRFFSTLAVVTFGGAYAVLAYMAQDVVVQFGWLTAGEMVDALGLAETTPGPLILVTQFVGFLAGFKEGGLLLGLSAAVVALWVTFAPCFLWIFAGAPYIEWISNQPRLKGALKAITAAVVGVILNLSLWFALHVLFTNVSRETLGPVTLWRPDLATIEWLAVALFLLSCFLAFRLHWGIIRILLVAALLGAALRLFL, encoded by the coding sequence ATGAGCAGTATGAATGATGTCCAGACGGACCTGGCTCCGTCTCTCTCCGACGCGACCCGCGTGTGGTGGAAAATCGGAATCTTGTCCTTCGGCGGTCCTGCCGCCCAGATCGCACTGATGCATAAGGAGGTCGTCGAAGACCGTAGCTGGCTCTCCGAGCAGCAATTCCTGAATGCGTTGAGCCTTTGCATGCTGCTGCCCGGTCCGGAGGCGATGCAACTGGCCACATATGCCGGGTGGCGGCTTCACGGCACAATTGGCGGCCTTATCGCCGGGTTGCTCTTTGTCGTTCCCGGCGCGGCCGTGATCATGGCGCTTGCTGCGATCTACAGCATCTATGGCAATGTGCCACTGGTCGAGGCGCTGTTTTACGGCATCAAAGCCGCCGTCCTGGTGATCGTCGTCGAGGCATTGTTGCGGGTCGCCAAGAAAGCGCTGTCGCAGAAAGTGCATTGGGTGATCGCCGCTCTGGCGTTTGTCGGGATATTCTTCCTATCGATCCCCTATCCGTTGATCGTTCTCATGGCGGGCCTGTTCGGCTGGTTCATGGGAACCGCAGACATGGATCGGCAAACCGTGGACATGGCGCATGTCTCGGTAGGCAAGACGGGCCTGACAATTGCTACCTGGATGGCGATCTGGCTTCTGCCATTGCTGGCCCTCGGTTGGCTGGGCGCGCCGGACCTTCTTGTCGAGGTAGGCAGGTTTTTTTCCACACTCGCCGTCGTGACCTTCGGCGGGGCATATGCGGTTCTCGCCTATATGGCGCAGGATGTCGTTGTTCAGTTCGGCTGGCTGACGGCAGGCGAAATGGTCGACGCGCTCGGACTGGCGGAGACCACGCCAGGCCCGCTCATCCTCGTAACGCAGTTCGTCGGCTTCCTCGCCGGGTTCAAGGAAGGCGGACTTCTGCTTGGCCTCAGCGCCGCCGTGGTGGCGCTTTGGGTGACGTTCGCGCCCTGTTTCCTATGGATATTTGCCGGTGCGCCCTACATCGAATGGATTTCGAACCAACCGAGGCTGAAAGGCGCGCTCAAGGCGATCACTGCGGCGGTCGTCGGTGTCATCCTCAATCTTTCGCTCTGGTTTGCGCTGCACGTGTTGTTCACCAATGTGAGCCGCGAGACCCTGGGCCCTGTGACCTTGTGGCGACCGGACCTCGCCACAATCGAATGGCTCGCCGTAGCGCTGTTTCTGCTCAGCTGCTTTCTAGCGTTCCGGCTGCACTGGGGGATTATCAGGATTTTGCTCGTTGCCGCGTTACTGGGGGCCGCTCTGAGACTTTTTCTGTGA
- a CDS encoding type II toxin (PemK-like, MazF-like toxin of type II toxin-antitoxin system; cl00995), which yields MAEETPPPRVAPTVKSAPRIRQVYWCKLPDDAQLPEFWKTRPVLIMSLKTTLHGKVTVLPFSTKSQPDNPHAYPMQSPLQAKQAWVICDHLMTVAVSRLSPPGRVIPRISEADFEHIKERALKNLPY from the coding sequence ATGGCAGAAGAAACCCCACCGCCGCGCGTTGCGCCAACCGTCAAGAGTGCTCCGCGCATCCGTCAGGTGTATTGGTGCAAGCTACCCGACGACGCCCAGTTGCCCGAGTTCTGGAAAACACGGCCCGTGCTCATCATGTCGCTGAAAACGACCCTTCACGGCAAAGTCACAGTGCTGCCTTTCTCTACCAAGTCGCAGCCTGACAACCCACATGCTTACCCTATGCAGTCCCCGCTACAGGCGAAACAAGCGTGGGTGATCTGTGACCACCTGATGACGGTGGCCGTAAGCCGCCTAAGTCCACCTGGGCGAGTGATCCCGCGCATTTCCGAAGCCGATTTCGAGCACATTAAAGAGCGCGCGCTCAAGAATCTCCCATACTGA
- a CDS encoding type II antitoxin (N-terminal helix-turn-helix DNA-binding domain), whose product MANVSIREAVKIYQVSRPTLTKALKTGKVSGVQDGKGQWQIDPAELARVYQPRTESAKTGGQDEPDNFTNKNTHLPGEVNTLKAQLAEAEQRAAVAEALAEERGKHIEDLRRMLPAPQEAQRPGWRWPWKR is encoded by the coding sequence GTGGCTAATGTTTCCATCCGTGAGGCGGTAAAGATTTACCAAGTATCCCGCCCAACACTCACAAAAGCACTGAAAACCGGCAAAGTTTCTGGTGTTCAGGATGGGAAAGGCCAGTGGCAAATTGATCCTGCAGAACTTGCCAGAGTTTACCAGCCACGGACGGAAAGCGCGAAAACAGGTGGACAAGATGAACCAGATAACTTTACCAACAAGAACACCCACTTGCCCGGTGAAGTTAATACGCTGAAAGCACAGTTGGCAGAGGCCGAACAACGCGCCGCCGTGGCCGAGGCACTGGCGGAAGAGAGGGGGAAGCACATCGAGGACTTGCGCCGGATGCTGCCTGCCCCGCAAGAGGCACAACGCCCCGGCTGGCGCTGGCCGTGGAAAAGGTGA